In Desulfotomaculum sp., a single window of DNA contains:
- a CDS encoding histidine--tRNA ligase has protein sequence MNRPRGTIDVLPGEVEKWQYVEESFRRICREYGYAEIRTPVFEYTELFDRGVGDTTDIIEKEMYTFLDRSERSLSLRPEGTAPIARAYVEDKLYSGPQPVKVYYQGPMFRYDRPQAGRYRQFHQLGAEVFGSFTPAIDAEVVAMAMDFCRRFGLKLDLHINSVGCGMCRPVMREKLCASLKTRLEDLCGDCRIRLDKNPLRILDCKVKRCREMAGEAAAGLKFLCPECADHFGEVLSYLDALNVEYIVDHCLVRGLDYYTRTAFEIMAPGIGAQRSVGGGGRYDGLVEMFGGPPTPGIGYAMGLERFLLVMQEQGLSVPDSRQLDVYLVTAEKDLEGRAMMLLQELRTNGIYADKDYTGRSMKAQLKQAGKSGAPYVVILGSDELSKGKVALKDMLSGSQTEVPLSDLTAQFLKE, from the coding sequence ATAAACCGGCCGCGGGGGACTATTGATGTGCTGCCGGGTGAAGTTGAAAAATGGCAGTATGTCGAAGAGTCTTTCCGGCGTATCTGCCGGGAGTACGGGTATGCCGAAATCCGCACGCCTGTTTTTGAATATACCGAGCTGTTTGACAGGGGCGTGGGAGACACTACCGATATAATTGAGAAAGAGATGTATACTTTCCTTGACCGGTCGGAAAGATCATTGAGCCTGCGTCCTGAAGGCACGGCGCCGATTGCGCGCGCATACGTCGAGGACAAGCTGTATTCGGGCCCCCAACCGGTTAAAGTATACTACCAGGGGCCGATGTTTCGCTACGACCGGCCGCAGGCCGGCCGTTACCGGCAGTTTCATCAGCTCGGGGCAGAGGTTTTCGGCTCTTTTACGCCGGCCATAGATGCGGAAGTAGTCGCCATGGCTATGGACTTTTGCCGGCGCTTCGGTTTAAAGCTGGACCTGCATATAAACAGCGTTGGCTGCGGTATGTGCAGGCCGGTGATGCGTGAAAAGCTATGCGCCAGCCTGAAGACACGCCTGGAGGATTTGTGCGGCGACTGCCGTATCCGGTTGGACAAAAATCCGCTGCGCATACTGGACTGCAAAGTAAAGCGCTGCCGGGAGATGGCCGGAGAGGCTGCGGCAGGCTTAAAATTTCTTTGTCCGGAGTGCGCTGATCATTTCGGGGAAGTGCTCAGTTACCTTGACGCTTTGAATGTAGAGTACATAGTTGATCACTGCCTTGTGCGCGGGCTTGATTATTATACCAGGACGGCTTTTGAAATCATGGCTCCTGGCATAGGAGCCCAGCGTTCTGTCGGCGGCGGCGGACGTTATGACGGCTTGGTGGAAATGTTCGGCGGACCCCCGACGCCCGGTATAGGTTATGCTATGGGACTGGAAAGGTTTCTTCTGGTCATGCAGGAACAGGGCCTGTCTGTGCCGGACAGCAGGCAGCTTGATGTATACCTGGTTACAGCTGAAAAAGATCTGGAAGGCCGGGCGATGATGCTTTTACAGGAACTGCGGACAAACGGCATATATGCGGACAAAGACTACACCGGGCGGAGCATGAAGGCCCAGCTGAAGCAGGCTGGAAAATCCGGCGCTCCTTATGTTGTCATACTTGGCAGCGACGAGCTCAGCAAGGGAAAGGTTGCCTTAAAAGACATGCTGTCCGGCAGCCAGACTGAAGTTCCGCTGTCTGACTTGACTGCACAATTCCTAAAGGAATAA
- a CDS encoding MBL fold metallo-hydrolase: protein MIIKGFEVGPIAANCYIIGCEETRDAAVIDPGADAPRIMQWLKKLNLNCKYIILTHGHIDHIGAVSGIYEQTGAQVLIHTKDADMLTNPNSNLSWMTGGEMKVKAADRLLEEGDKIQVGKLTIEVIHTPGHTQGGITLKVENNLLTGDTLFAGSIGRTDFPGGNYIQLIGMIKTKLMIFPPITSVFPGHGPMTTIGDEAKYNPFMRM, encoded by the coding sequence TTGATCATAAAAGGTTTTGAAGTGGGCCCTATAGCGGCGAACTGCTATATTATAGGCTGTGAGGAGACCAGGGACGCCGCAGTGATTGACCCCGGCGCCGATGCGCCCAGGATTATGCAGTGGCTGAAAAAGCTGAATCTGAACTGCAAGTACATTATTTTGACCCACGGACATATCGATCATATTGGCGCTGTAAGCGGAATCTACGAGCAGACGGGCGCACAGGTGTTGATCCATACCAAGGACGCCGATATGCTGACGAACCCGAACAGCAACCTCTCCTGGATGACGGGGGGAGAAATGAAGGTTAAGGCAGCGGACCGCCTCTTAGAAGAGGGCGATAAGATACAGGTGGGCAAACTGACCATTGAGGTTATCCACACACCCGGGCATACACAGGGCGGGATTACCCTGAAAGTTGAAAACAATTTGTTAACGGGGGATACTCTTTTTGCGGGTTCCATCGGCCGTACGGATTTTCCCGGCGGAAACTACATTCAACTGATCGGAATGATTAAAACAAAATTAATGATCTTCCCCCCCATCACGTCGGTTTTTCCGGGGCATGGGCCAATGACCACAATTGGCGATGAAGCGAAATATAACCCCTTCATGCGTATGTGA
- a CDS encoding (p)ppGpp synthetase: protein MPQELIKKVSLYNKNADLSLLNRAYEFASDAHSNQKRISGEPFILHPLAVAFVLAELELDLETLAAGLLHDVVEDTQVTLEQIEKEFGNEIALLVDGVTKLSRLEFKSKEENQAENLRKMFLAMAKDIRIILIKLADRLHNMRTLGYHPEFKQKEIATETLEIFAPLAHRLGIYRVKWEMEDLAFRYIHPREYFDIDKMIASTWEKREEYIRGVIAMLRERLESMGIKAEVGGRPKHLYSIYSKMARQKKELSEIYDVLAVRLVVDSVKECYAALGIVHTLWKPIPGLFKDYIAMPKSNMYQSLHTIVIGRNGEPLEVQIRTAEMHRTAEYGIAAHWRYKEGGQTDKQFDEKLAWLRQLLEWQHELRDAREFMESLKIDLFSDVVFVFTPKGEVFEFPNGSVPIDFAYRIHTEVGHRCAGAKVNGRITTLDYKLKNGDIVEIITSKQSSGPSRDWLTLVKTSQAKSRIKQWFKRELRDENSVKGRDMLDREIKKQGLSLEILKNEKLMEMARRLNIFTVEDLYASIGNGAVSPLTVINKLKEDTVKPVQASLEEELQQLKPETFAPVKNQTTQGVTVRGMDNLLVRLAHCCKPVPGDPIVGYVTRGRGVSIHRSDCRNLGQFQKGDQERLAEAVWSQDFRFPFQVKLEVWATDRAGLLSDVMAILTEMKMSANWVTARGGKKNNVAIIEMVMEMKNKEELDYLVSRLNRVKDVYEVKRTS from the coding sequence ATGCCGCAGGAACTTATAAAGAAAGTCTCCCTCTATAATAAAAATGCCGATCTTTCTTTGCTCAACAGGGCGTATGAGTTTGCAAGCGACGCGCACAGCAATCAGAAAAGGATTTCAGGCGAGCCGTTTATCCTTCACCCCCTTGCTGTGGCCTTTGTTTTAGCCGAGTTGGAGCTTGATTTGGAGACGTTGGCGGCAGGGCTCCTGCATGATGTTGTTGAAGACACGCAGGTTACTTTAGAACAAATCGAAAAAGAATTTGGAAACGAAATCGCCCTTCTTGTTGACGGGGTAACCAAGTTAAGCCGGCTTGAGTTTAAGTCCAAAGAAGAGAACCAGGCTGAAAATCTCCGTAAAATGTTTCTTGCCATGGCCAAGGACATCCGGATAATTCTGATTAAACTTGCCGACCGCCTGCATAATATGCGCACGCTCGGCTATCATCCCGAGTTCAAACAGAAGGAAATAGCTACCGAGACCCTGGAAATATTCGCTCCGCTGGCCCATAGACTGGGTATATACAGGGTTAAATGGGAAATGGAAGACCTGGCCTTCCGCTATATCCACCCCCGTGAATATTTCGATATTGATAAAATGATCGCCAGCACCTGGGAGAAGCGTGAGGAGTATATCCGCGGGGTGATTGCCATGCTGCGGGAAAGGCTGGAAAGCATGGGGATAAAAGCCGAAGTCGGAGGCCGTCCCAAGCATCTTTACAGCATCTACTCAAAAATGGCCAGGCAGAAGAAGGAATTAAGCGAGATCTATGATGTGCTGGCTGTAAGGCTGGTTGTGGATTCAGTAAAGGAATGTTATGCGGCTTTGGGAATCGTGCATACTTTGTGGAAGCCCATTCCCGGCCTGTTCAAGGACTACATAGCCATGCCCAAGTCAAATATGTACCAGTCTCTGCATACCATAGTTATCGGGAGAAATGGCGAACCTCTGGAAGTTCAGATCCGTACTGCGGAGATGCACCGCACCGCCGAATATGGTATTGCCGCTCACTGGCGCTATAAGGAAGGCGGGCAGACGGATAAGCAGTTTGACGAAAAACTCGCCTGGTTGCGCCAGCTTCTGGAATGGCAGCATGAACTGCGCGATGCGCGTGAGTTTATGGAGTCGCTTAAGATAGACCTGTTTTCAGATGTTGTCTTCGTTTTTACTCCCAAGGGCGAGGTTTTTGAGTTTCCCAACGGATCCGTGCCGATAGATTTTGCCTACCGCATACATACCGAGGTGGGACACCGCTGTGCGGGGGCAAAAGTCAACGGGCGGATTACAACACTGGACTATAAACTTAAAAACGGCGATATAGTTGAAATTATTACTTCAAAACAATCTTCCGGCCCAAGCCGGGACTGGCTGACCCTAGTTAAAACCTCCCAGGCCAAGTCACGGATCAAGCAGTGGTTTAAAAGAGAACTGCGTGATGAAAATTCCGTCAAAGGGCGGGATATGCTGGACAGGGAGATAAAGAAGCAGGGCCTCAGCCTGGAAATATTGAAAAACGAAAAACTCATGGAAATGGCCCGCCGGCTGAATATATTTACGGTTGAGGACCTCTACGCGTCAATCGGCAACGGCGCCGTGAGTCCGCTGACGGTAATTAACAAGCTAAAAGAAGACACTGTCAAGCCTGTGCAGGCCTCACTGGAGGAAGAACTGCAGCAGCTGAAACCTGAGACGTTTGCGCCTGTTAAAAACCAGACAACCCAGGGTGTTACTGTAAGGGGGATGGATAATCTGCTCGTCAGGCTGGCTCACTGCTGCAAACCTGTGCCCGGCGATCCGATAGTGGGCTACGTTACTAGGGGGCGGGGCGTGTCGATTCACCGTAGTGACTGCCGCAACCTGGGCCAATTTCAAAAAGGTGACCAGGAGAGGCTTGCCGAGGCCGTTTGGAGTCAGGATTTCAGGTTTCCTTTCCAGGTTAAGCTGGAGGTGTGGGCAACGGACAGGGCGGGACTGTTAAGCGACGTAATGGCGATATTAACCGAGATGAAGATGAGCGCCAACTGGGTGACCGCCCGGGGAGGAAAGAAAAACAATGTGGCCATAATTGAAATGGTTATGGAGATGAAGAATAAGGAAGAGCTTGATTATCTTGTGAGCAGGCTAAACCGTGTCAAAGATGTCTACGAGGTAAAAAGGACCAGTTAG
- a CDS encoding aspartate--tRNA ligase yields MENMQGLKRAHNCGILRRDHIGQEVVLMGWAQRCRDHGGLIFIDLRDRTGIVQTVFDPDRVKEEFAKAEGVRSEYVLAVTGKVEERPEGTENPNLATGQVEVMAAHIRILNTAKTPPFYIEDGVDAEENVRLKYRYLDLRRPEMQRAFELKHKAAVAAREFLNSRGFWEIETPMLTLSTPEGARDFLVPSRLNPGSFYALPQSPQLFKQLLMVSGMERYYQVARCFRDEDLRADRQPEFTQIDLEMSFVDIDDVIEIIENMVVSIYNSTGTSSLELKPPFPRLSYREAIDRFGSDKPDTRFGLELVDFTDLAAHCGFNVFSKAADTGGQVKGINAKGCGSLSRREIDELIDFAKIYKAKGLAYFTATGQGLKSPLNKFFTEDELKTIAERFKAEEGDLLLFVAGRPSVVADALGALRLHIAGMTGMIPEDELKFLWVVDFPLLEYDEVEKRFTARHHPFTSPQDEDLPALETDPASVRARAYDLVLNGVEVGGGSIRIHRRDVQERMFAAIGISPEEARQKFGFLLDAFEYGTPPHGGFAIGFDRLIMLLSGKKTIRDVIAFPKTQSAADLMSSAPGKVSAGQLRELHIKIDLGGKLKENR; encoded by the coding sequence ATGGAAAATATGCAAGGTTTAAAACGCGCCCACAACTGCGGCATCTTACGCAGAGATCACATTGGCCAGGAAGTAGTCCTGATGGGATGGGCTCAACGCTGCCGGGATCACGGCGGATTGATTTTTATCGACCTGAGGGACAGGACCGGCATTGTTCAGACGGTATTTGACCCGGATCGCGTAAAAGAAGAATTTGCCAAAGCTGAGGGCGTACGCAGCGAATATGTTCTTGCAGTCACCGGAAAAGTTGAAGAAAGGCCTGAAGGCACTGAGAACCCAAATTTGGCTACAGGGCAGGTAGAGGTTATGGCGGCTCATATCCGGATCTTAAACACTGCCAAGACCCCTCCCTTTTATATTGAAGACGGTGTTGATGCAGAAGAAAACGTTAGGCTTAAATACCGCTACCTTGACCTGCGCAGGCCGGAAATGCAGCGTGCTTTCGAACTGAAGCACAAGGCTGCGGTAGCAGCCAGGGAGTTTCTGAACAGCCGGGGGTTCTGGGAAATAGAGACACCGATGCTTACCTTGAGCACTCCGGAAGGGGCGAGAGACTTTCTGGTGCCAAGCAGGTTAAACCCGGGCAGTTTTTATGCGCTTCCGCAGTCACCACAGCTGTTCAAGCAATTATTAATGGTCTCCGGGATGGAAAGGTATTACCAGGTTGCCCGCTGCTTCAGGGATGAAGATTTACGGGCTGACCGTCAGCCGGAATTTACCCAGATTGACCTGGAAATGTCTTTTGTTGATATAGATGATGTCATAGAAATAATCGAGAACATGGTTGTTTCTATTTATAACTCAACGGGAACCTCAAGTCTGGAACTCAAGCCTCCTTTCCCCCGGCTTTCCTATCGGGAAGCAATTGATCGTTTCGGAAGCGATAAGCCCGATACCAGGTTTGGTTTGGAGCTTGTTGATTTTACGGACCTTGCCGCCCATTGCGGTTTCAATGTCTTTTCTAAAGCAGCGGATACCGGCGGCCAGGTAAAAGGAATCAACGCAAAGGGCTGCGGCAGTTTAAGCCGCAGGGAAATCGATGAATTGATCGATTTTGCAAAAATATACAAGGCAAAAGGCCTGGCCTATTTTACAGCCACCGGCCAGGGACTGAAATCGCCTTTGAACAAATTCTTTACGGAAGACGAACTAAAGACAATTGCCGAAAGGTTTAAAGCCGAAGAAGGCGACCTGCTCCTTTTTGTAGCCGGCCGGCCTTCCGTTGTGGCTGATGCCCTGGGCGCCTTGCGCCTTCACATTGCCGGGATGACCGGCATGATTCCTGAGGATGAACTGAAGTTCCTCTGGGTTGTTGATTTTCCCCTCCTTGAATATGACGAGGTTGAGAAACGTTTCACAGCCAGGCATCACCCCTTCACTTCCCCGCAGGACGAAGATCTGCCGGCGCTGGAAACTGATCCTGCTTCCGTCCGGGCCAGGGCATATGACCTTGTGCTTAACGGAGTGGAAGTCGGCGGCGGGAGTATCCGTATCCACCGGCGTGATGTGCAGGAAAGAATGTTTGCAGCGATTGGAATTTCACCGGAAGAAGCGCGCCAGAAATTCGGCTTCCTGCTGGATGCTTTCGAGTACGGTACACCGCCGCATGGAGGGTTTGCGATTGGTTTCGACCGCCTGATCATGCTTTTAAGCGGCAAAAAGACAATCAGAGACGTGATTGCCTTTCCAAAAACACAAAGCGCTGCAGACTTGATGAGCAGCGCGCCGGGCAAGGTTTCCGCCGGGCAGCTCCGGGAACTTCACATCAAGATAGATTTGGGCGGAAAGCTGAAGGAAAACCGCTAA
- the recJ gene encoding single-stranded-DNA-specific exonuclease RecJ translates to MAFMTEKRSWRKKTVDPLLQRILPRELNISPTLASLLLNRGVNTVEDARDFLEGSLERLHNPYLMKDMEPAVNRILNAVKKGEKILVYGDYDADGITGTALLTKALRQLGAEAGYYIPERLNEGYGLNRQFVGWARDEGVSLVVTVDCGIGGAGVVSMANELGGPDFVITDHHHMAAKLPEAAAVLNPKRSDCAYPFKDLAGVGVAFKLVQALFFQYNPGTKVDWQEYVELACIGTVADVVSLTGENRILVKSGLGFLNGGPANAGIKAIMAVGGLRKDKFETKEISFIIVPRLNAPGRMGSARQAVELLLAGDPAKAAELAAELDKCNRTRQEVEAGVQEGVHKLMKEDRFLAESEVLVAADQGWHQGVIGIVASRLTDLLGRPVLLISLEEDMGKGSGRSVPGFDLYEALANCSEYLVEFGGHSGAAGFSLGVNQLDNFRRAINEYAKDLLSHEHTPSIPEVEEVLTLAEITEQLASEITLLAPFGQGNPQPVIGCPEVTVLRSRGVGKDGSHLKLTLQQEGAIRDGIGFRLAGANGGSVQGKVVDLICTPVLNHWNGITSVELDVKEIITPHAEKLGEMICFETGESQTAACEISGPANGCGLFLDALFDSASEHLADDWNKMALPDFALNWFQEYKRLYNRVFLPGWCEDCAQPSPESGVVNLEKAPLVDLRNTTGRPSTLSGLAGGGKRTLVLVDCAYRTIELASYLRKSSRCSAAFLHRWISPAEREAILYFFAGGSVKTLVATAGLYPSLESNEIDQLVVYDLPCGEQEWNLAVKGPQRDKRSIFLMFGEGDRNKFRDYLSSLAPDRDFLARLYTLMRQFNNFATERVLTELTMALQKAGLKWAREYTTGIGLAVLHELGLLVEREIDEESIVALSPAPKGKLKLDDSRIFCWGQASRDRAVTWQQDILNLSAWPNVEL, encoded by the coding sequence ATGGCTTTCATGACAGAAAAAAGAAGTTGGCGAAAAAAAACAGTTGATCCTCTGCTTCAGCGCATTCTGCCCAGGGAGTTAAATATTTCCCCAACCCTGGCCTCGTTACTTTTAAACCGCGGCGTTAATACGGTTGAGGACGCGAGGGATTTTCTTGAAGGATCACTGGAGCGGCTGCATAACCCCTACCTCATGAAGGACATGGAACCTGCTGTAAACAGAATCCTCAACGCTGTCAAGAAAGGGGAAAAAATTCTCGTCTATGGGGATTATGACGCCGACGGAATTACAGGGACGGCGCTTTTAACTAAAGCTCTAAGACAGTTGGGCGCAGAAGCCGGCTATTATATCCCGGAACGCCTTAACGAGGGCTACGGTTTAAACAGGCAGTTTGTCGGATGGGCCAGGGACGAGGGTGTCAGCCTGGTTGTTACTGTTGACTGCGGCATCGGCGGAGCTGGCGTTGTGTCCATGGCAAATGAATTGGGCGGGCCAGATTTTGTAATCACGGATCATCACCATATGGCTGCAAAATTACCCGAAGCAGCAGCGGTTTTAAACCCGAAGCGATCTGATTGCGCCTACCCGTTTAAAGACCTGGCCGGAGTCGGTGTCGCTTTCAAGCTCGTCCAGGCTCTTTTCTTTCAATATAATCCCGGGACTAAAGTTGACTGGCAGGAATATGTCGAGCTTGCCTGTATAGGGACTGTGGCGGATGTTGTTTCACTGACAGGAGAGAACCGCATCCTGGTTAAAAGCGGCCTGGGTTTTTTAAATGGCGGCCCTGCAAACGCCGGCATTAAGGCTATCATGGCAGTAGGCGGTTTAAGAAAAGATAAATTTGAAACGAAGGAGATCAGTTTCATTATCGTACCCCGCTTGAACGCTCCGGGCAGAATGGGAAGCGCCAGGCAGGCGGTTGAACTTTTGCTTGCCGGAGATCCGGCTAAGGCTGCCGAACTGGCGGCGGAACTGGATAAATGCAACCGCACAAGGCAGGAGGTTGAAGCCGGTGTTCAGGAGGGAGTCCATAAACTGATGAAAGAAGACCGTTTTTTAGCTGAATCGGAAGTGCTGGTTGCGGCTGATCAAGGCTGGCACCAGGGTGTAATCGGAATAGTTGCTTCACGCCTGACTGATCTTCTCGGGCGGCCCGTTTTACTGATCTCCCTGGAAGAAGATATGGGCAAGGGTTCAGGGCGCAGCGTCCCCGGTTTCGATCTTTACGAAGCTCTGGCCAACTGCAGCGAATACCTTGTTGAATTTGGCGGCCACTCCGGGGCTGCGGGCTTTTCTTTAGGAGTTAACCAGTTGGATAATTTCCGGCGGGCAATTAACGAATATGCAAAAGACCTGCTGAGCCACGAACATACTCCCTCAATCCCAGAGGTTGAAGAAGTACTGACCCTTGCTGAAATTACCGAACAGCTTGCTTCGGAAATAACTCTTTTGGCTCCTTTTGGGCAGGGCAACCCTCAACCGGTTATCGGGTGTCCTGAGGTAACGGTTCTGCGTTCCCGAGGAGTTGGCAAAGACGGAAGCCATTTAAAATTAACTCTTCAGCAGGAGGGCGCAATCAGGGACGGAATAGGCTTTCGCCTGGCAGGCGCAAATGGCGGATCCGTCCAGGGCAAGGTTGTTGATCTGATCTGCACGCCGGTTCTCAACCATTGGAACGGTATTACCAGCGTTGAGTTGGATGTAAAAGAAATAATCACACCTCATGCAGAGAAACTGGGAGAAATGATCTGTTTTGAGACTGGCGAGTCACAGACGGCGGCGTGTGAGATTTCAGGGCCGGCCAATGGCTGCGGTTTGTTTCTGGATGCCCTGTTTGATTCCGCATCAGAGCATTTGGCGGACGATTGGAATAAAATGGCCCTGCCGGACTTTGCTTTGAACTGGTTTCAGGAATATAAAAGACTGTACAATCGTGTCTTTTTACCAGGCTGGTGCGAAGATTGTGCTCAGCCTTCGCCCGAATCGGGTGTTGTCAACCTGGAAAAAGCGCCGCTAGTAGATCTGCGAAATACAACCGGCAGACCATCGACTCTGTCCGGGCTTGCCGGCGGCGGAAAACGAACCCTTGTCCTGGTTGACTGCGCCTACAGGACCATTGAACTTGCCTCTTACCTGCGTAAATCAAGCAGGTGTTCCGCTGCTTTTCTGCACCGCTGGATTTCACCGGCAGAACGCGAGGCTATCCTGTATTTTTTTGCCGGGGGTTCGGTTAAAACACTTGTTGCGACTGCAGGACTTTATCCGTCCCTTGAAAGTAATGAAATAGACCAACTGGTTGTTTATGACCTGCCCTGCGGCGAACAGGAATGGAATCTGGCTGTAAAAGGACCGCAGCGTGATAAAAGAAGTATCTTTCTTATGTTTGGGGAAGGAGATAGAAACAAATTCCGGGATTATCTTTCTTCACTGGCGCCGGACAGGGATTTTCTGGCGCGCCTTTACACGTTGATGCGTCAGTTTAATAACTTCGCTACAGAACGCGTTTTGACTGAACTTACTATGGCTCTTCAAAAGGCGGGTTTGAAATGGGCCAGGGAGTATACGACGGGGATAGGCCTGGCTGTTCTGCATGAACTTGGTCTGTTGGTGGAACGGGAAATAGATGAGGAATCGATTGTCGCATTGTCCCCCGCTCCAAAAGGAAAACTGAAATTAGATGATTCAAGGATATTTTGCTGGGGCCAGGCATCCAGAGACAGGGCCGTAACCTGGCAGCAGGATATATTAAATTTATCTGCCTGGCCAAACGTTGAGTTATAA